A region of the Peredibacter starrii genome:
TCTAGAAGTTCAGGACATGTTGTCCTGGAACTTGAAAGACATCCCAGAACTTACAAACATGATTGATCTTGAGAAGGCCTCTAAGCGCCTGATCCAGGCCATTTCAGAAAATGAAACCATTGGGATCTATGGTGATTACGATGTAGATGGCACAACTTCATGTGCCCTTCTCTGGCACTTCTTCAAAATGCTGGGAGTGATGGCCGAAGTTTTCCAGCCAAGCCGATTTGTTGAAGGCTACGGCGTTCATAATTCTTCTATCGATGCAGCAGTTGAAAAGAACGTGAAAGTTCTTATCACCGTAGACTGTGGGATCACGAACGTGGCCACCGCCGAATACGCCAAAGGCAAATTAGATCTTATCATCACAGACCACCACCGAGATGCGGCCCCCACAATTCCGGAGGCCTATGCAGTGGTGAATCCAAGTCGTCGTGATGAACCGGAGAACTCTCCCCTAAAACCTCTGGCAGGTGTGGGTGTGGCCTTTGCTCTTGCTCTTCAAATTAAAAATGATCTCGCAAAACAAGGCACCGAAACTCCATCGCTCTACCCACTTCTGCAATTTGTGGCGATCGGAACCATTTCAGATCTTGCTCGTATGAGCCCGCTAAACTTAAGACTTACTCGTCACGGATTAAAACAAATCCCGACCTCAGGTTACCCGGGAATCAAGGCCTTCTTCCAACCGGAAGAACTTAAAGTGCCAATGATCGCAAGTGAGAAGATTTCTTTCCACGTGGGCCCGCATATCAACTCTAAGGGACGTCTGGATCACCCGGATCGTGCTCTTAAACTTTTAATTGCTGATACATTCGCTGAATGTCGTGAGCATTACACTCACCTTGAAGTTGCTAACCGGGATCGTCGTATGATTCAGGCGGAAGTTTTTGATGAGGCCAAACAGGACGTTATCAAAACTCTTAACGGACAGGATCTTCTGATCAACATCATGTACCAGCCACACTGGCATGAAGGTGTGATTGGAATTGTTGCTTCTAAGCTTGTTGAGACTTTTGAAGTTCCGGCGATTGTATTCACCAACGCTGAAGAAGAAGGTGTGATTAAAGCAAGCTGCCGCTCGGCGGGTGAGCTAAATATCTTCGAGCTTCTCGATCAGTGTAAAGACCTCTTCATTAAGTTCGGAGGCCACAAGGCCGCTGCCGGACTATCGATGAAAAAAGAAAACTTTCATGAGTTTAAAAAGCGCATGAACGAGTTACTAAAACCAATTCCAGCAAGTCTTCGCACGAAAACTAAAACATTCGATGTTGAAGTTGGAATCGAAGAAATTAGCTCTCACCTTCTGAAAGATCTGGATAAGCTTGAACCATTTGGTCCGGGCCATGAGAAGCCAGTGTTCCGCATGAAGAACGCTGTTATTCAGTCTTACCGAATCATGAAAGACGCTCACGTTCGTTGGACCTTCACTGGGAGAAATTCAAAAATTTCAGTTCAGGGAATTAGTTTCAATTATCTTGGTAAGTGGAATGAAATGACTCCAGAAGAGCTCTTTGAGCTACAGGGTAAGTCAGGTCTAACGGTTCAATTTACTCTTGGGGTTAATCGTTTCAATGGTAATGAAACGATTCAGCTGATGGTTGAGAAAGTGATGCCGGGGCAGATTAATTAAAGAAAAAGCATCAACGGAACTACGGGATAGATCATCAAATTTGATAAATAGTAAAATATGGGTCGTAAGACAGGTTGAATGGATTTCCCTTCGTTTGTAATGATGTTTTTATAATTGTCACTTACTGTGATGAGACTGTTTTCATATTTTAATTTTAAAAAGAATTCTGATTTCAAACTTACAGAATTGCTATTGCTTACTGAATCAACTTCGTAGTGACTTCCTTTATTTAATTTACGTATTTTTCCGTCGGAAGCAGTTAGATTTTTACAATCGCTTTCCAAGTACCACTGCTGAGCTTTTTCTCCGAAAGGAGTAATACAGGCATCTTGATTAATAACCACCTTATTACCGATCAGAGGAAAATATAATTTTGGGTATACATACTGAGATACGAATAGAGCTAAGCTAACCACATAAACAATGATCACTGCTCGGTAGAAGTTTTTTCCCCAATCTAGCATGTAAATTTGGAAACAAAACATCGGAAGCGCAGGCAATATCGAAAAATTACCTAAGTTACAACTTCCACCAATCAAAAATAGAGCATTGAGAACGAAGAGAAAAATTTTGGGCATTCATTGATTGTATCAGTGAGGGCACTAGGAACAACTTAAGAAAACTTAACGCGAGTTTACTACGCCGGCGTAGTAAACTCACGTCACAAATAATTACGAACGCTTAATTGTAACAGATTCCATCACAACATCAGTACGCGGACGATCCATCGCACCTGTTGGAGTATCACCAATCTTCTTCACAACATCCATTCCACGAGTCACTTTACCGAATACAGTGTGGCGACCATCAAGGTGCGGAGTTGGGCCTAGAGTGATGAAGAACTGAGAACCGTTTGTTCCTGGACCAGCATTGGCCATAGAAAGAACGCCTTCAGAATCGTGACGACGGTTAGCTTTGAACTCATCACCGAAACGGTAACCAGGACCACCGCGACCAGAACCTTCAGGACATCCACCTTGAATCATGAATCCACGAATCACACGGTGAAAAATAAGACCATCGTAGAAGTTACCTTCTTTATTTGTCTTCTGTCTGCCTTCAGCAAGGTTCACGAAGTTCCATACTGTCTCAGGGGCATCTTTTACGAATAGTTCGATTTCGAACTCGCCCATTGATGTTTTGAAAACGGCCGATAGACCATTAACATCTTCTTTGTAGTTTGATTTGTCTTGTTTCATCATTCCGAACATATGTACTCCTTCTTAAAGAACGATTTCTGTAGGTAAGATAATTTCGTTAGGGATAAGGAATTTTACTTTCACGTTATCACCCATTAGTTTTTTGATTTCAACACGAAGACCTGGTTTCATTGATAGATCTGATGAATAGGGATTCAACCATTCAGCAGTCAATGAATGAAAACCCACTTGATCAAGATCGTTTTCCACTAACCACTGATTCAAATCCTGCTTAGATAAACAAGAAGAGAAAATCACCGGAAGTCTTTCATCAAAACGGCTCGTTTGTGCCATCTGCTTAATCTGATCCACTTTATTTGAAGCGATGTAACCATCCAGCCAAATCACTTCCACTTCACGAACACCGTTTGGAATCTTAAAGTGCTTAACGCCTCCACGAACGTTCTCAAGTGTGTTTGAGAAGAACGCCGCCTCTTCCACTGGCTTCACAAAACGAACCGCAGTAGAACGGAAATAAGACTCAAGGCGCTCATTATACTGGGCCTGAAGTTCTACCAGCTCCGGATACTTCAACTGATAAGTCGAAGATAATTTACTAAAATCCAGATACTGAAAGTTGTGTTTTTTAAAACACTGCCCAGAGGCAGATGTGTTGGCCCATGTCGGAAGCTCAGGCAGAAAGAACTGCTCTAAACCTGAAGTCCTATAAGGAGCATCATCCACGTCCTGGCGAACAGGTCCATTAGTACAACTAATGAGAATCAGCAGGAGAGAAAAGCTTAAAAATTTCATCTTCAATACCTTTTACTTTTTCTAGATCGCTGATCCAAGAATCTCTCACATTCGGCCTTGACGGAGT
Encoded here:
- the recJ gene encoding single-stranded-DNA-specific exonuclease RecJ; this translates as MELTAQASTELNPVIVRLFKKRGFSPLEVQDMLSWNLKDIPELTNMIDLEKASKRLIQAISENETIGIYGDYDVDGTTSCALLWHFFKMLGVMAEVFQPSRFVEGYGVHNSSIDAAVEKNVKVLITVDCGITNVATAEYAKGKLDLIITDHHRDAAPTIPEAYAVVNPSRRDEPENSPLKPLAGVGVAFALALQIKNDLAKQGTETPSLYPLLQFVAIGTISDLARMSPLNLRLTRHGLKQIPTSGYPGIKAFFQPEELKVPMIASEKISFHVGPHINSKGRLDHPDRALKLLIADTFAECREHYTHLEVANRDRRMIQAEVFDEAKQDVIKTLNGQDLLINIMYQPHWHEGVIGIVASKLVETFEVPAIVFTNAEEEGVIKASCRSAGELNIFELLDQCKDLFIKFGGHKAAAGLSMKKENFHEFKKRMNELLKPIPASLRTKTKTFDVEVGIEEISSHLLKDLDKLEPFGPGHEKPVFRMKNAVIQSYRIMKDAHVRWTFTGRNSKISVQGISFNYLGKWNEMTPEELFELQGKSGLTVQFTLGVNRFNGNETIQLMVEKVMPGQIN
- a CDS encoding peptidylprolyl isomerase, with protein sequence MFGMMKQDKSNYKEDVNGLSAVFKTSMGEFEIELFVKDAPETVWNFVNLAEGRQKTNKEGNFYDGLIFHRVIRGFMIQGGCPEGSGRGGPGYRFGDEFKANRRHDSEGVLSMANAGPGTNGSQFFITLGPTPHLDGRHTVFGKVTRGMDVVKKIGDTPTGAMDRPRTDVVMESVTIKRS